The following are encoded together in the Flavihumibacter fluvii genome:
- a CDS encoding amidohydrolase family protein: MKIDLQDNHTFRQLFTLPFRRFFGALVIMLITMPAIQCQEPRIDFENYDPPSSLVVPEHPVKRAKFPFIDVHNHQYNMVSSMDQLVKDMDQLNLQVMVNLSGGSGSSLKRMAEQAKVKFPGRFIIFANLNYSGIGSKEWTASAVQQLEEDVRNGANGLKIFKDLGFSVKDKEGNRVTVDDPRLDPIWDKCAELKIPVLIHTADPRQFWQPIDERNERLLELHTHPGRRRSDDQPAPWLTLINEQHRMFKKHPGTIFIAAHFGWYANDLQHLDSLLTEMPNVLVEFGAVIAEIGRQPRSANAFFTKYQDRILFGKDSWVPAEYTTYFRVLETTDEYFPYHKKYHAFWRMYGLGLSDEILKKIYYKNAIRIIPQIDPKKFTD, encoded by the coding sequence ATGAAAATAGACCTGCAAGATAACCATACCTTCCGCCAATTGTTCACTTTACCATTCCGCAGGTTTTTTGGCGCATTGGTCATTATGTTAATAACGATGCCTGCGATCCAGTGCCAGGAACCCAGGATAGACTTCGAGAATTATGACCCGCCTTCCAGCCTGGTTGTGCCTGAACATCCTGTCAAAAGGGCTAAATTCCCGTTTATTGATGTGCATAACCACCAGTATAATATGGTTTCATCAATGGACCAATTGGTAAAGGATATGGACCAGCTTAACCTGCAGGTGATGGTGAACCTGAGCGGGGGAAGCGGTAGTTCCTTAAAAAGGATGGCCGAACAGGCAAAAGTAAAATTCCCCGGGAGGTTTATCATTTTTGCCAACCTCAATTATAGTGGAATAGGGTCAAAAGAATGGACCGCCTCGGCCGTTCAGCAATTGGAAGAAGATGTGCGTAACGGTGCAAATGGCCTCAAGATTTTTAAAGACCTGGGGTTTTCTGTGAAGGATAAGGAGGGAAACCGGGTCACTGTTGATGATCCGAGGCTCGATCCAATATGGGATAAATGCGCCGAATTGAAAATCCCGGTCCTGATCCATACTGCTGATCCCCGGCAATTCTGGCAACCTATCGACGAACGCAATGAACGATTACTTGAATTACATACCCATCCAGGAAGAAGGCGGTCTGATGATCAGCCTGCCCCATGGTTAACCCTGATCAATGAACAACACCGGATGTTTAAAAAACATCCAGGAACGATTTTTATTGCTGCTCATTTTGGCTGGTATGCCAATGACCTCCAACACCTAGATAGCCTCCTGACCGAAATGCCCAATGTATTGGTGGAGTTTGGAGCGGTCATTGCTGAAATTGGCCGCCAGCCCAGGTCTGCCAATGCTTTTTTTACCAAATACCAGGACAGGATTTTGTTTGGAAAGGATAGTTGGGTCCCGGCAGAATACACCACCTATTTCAGGGTATTGGAAACAACGGATGAATATTTTCCCTACCATAAAAAATACCATGCTTTCTGGCGGATGTATGGCCTGGGATTATCGGATGAAATTTTGAAGAAGATCTATTATAAGAATGCTATACGCATTATTCCCCAAATTGATCCGAAAAAATTTACTGATTAG
- a CDS encoding FdhF/YdeP family oxidoreductase: MSDESTRKPLSENPVKYTGLSISQVKETAGGIPAVLSAFRHILAETGWVRGWKALAQLNQKRGYDCPGCAWPDPDDERSGLAEYCENGAKAVAEEATNKKIGPDFFLQNSVYELSLLSDFEIGKKGRIESPLYLPAGATHYRAITWSDAFEKIATYLKELSHPDQAIFYTSGRTSNEAAFLYQLFVRSFGTNNLPDCSNMCHESSGVALGESLGIGKGSVTLDDFNQAEVILILGQNPGTNHPRMLTALQKAKRNGAIIVSINPLREAGLIGFDNPQQIRGMLHMDPALSDLFLQVKINGDLPLLQAINYLLLQEEEMAPGTILDIAFIEKNTIEFRQYVRHIKALDFSVLAKQAGIGEEEILALVRLIRHKKRIIACWAMGLTQHKNAVDTIKEIVNLLLLKGSIGVPGGGTCPVRGHSNVQGDRTMGIYEKPSKDLLEALREQFHFDPPAKHGYDVVDSIRALHNGSATFFMAMGGNFLSATPDTAFTSEALRKCGMTVHITTKLNRSHLVHGKESIILPCLARSDKDMQNGVSQFVSCENSMGVVQSSMGNLAPVSDQLLSEPAIVCKMAKAYFGTTGTINWDGFLQHYDYIREAIEKTIPGFDGYNQKVRKPGGFYLPNANREGRFETFSSKAQFNIADYQPQILSDHELLMMTIRSHDQFNTTIYGLDDRYRGIKGERRVIFMNAEDMAALGLEPKSVVNIYNFEGGKERVAKGFIAIPYNIPRKCTATYFPETNVLVPLGIVADKSKTPVSKGVVIEVRK, translated from the coding sequence ATGTCAGACGAATCAACAAGAAAGCCATTATCAGAGAATCCCGTAAAATATACGGGTCTTAGTATTAGCCAGGTAAAAGAAACTGCTGGCGGTATTCCTGCAGTGCTGTCAGCATTCAGGCATATTCTTGCAGAAACAGGATGGGTTCGGGGATGGAAGGCACTGGCCCAATTGAACCAGAAGCGAGGATATGATTGCCCGGGTTGTGCCTGGCCTGACCCTGATGATGAAAGAAGCGGATTGGCCGAATACTGTGAAAATGGGGCAAAGGCAGTTGCAGAAGAAGCGACCAATAAAAAAATCGGACCGGATTTTTTCCTGCAAAACAGCGTATACGAATTGTCTTTATTATCTGACTTTGAGATCGGCAAAAAAGGCCGCATTGAATCCCCCCTTTACCTTCCCGCAGGTGCCACACATTACCGGGCTATTACCTGGTCGGATGCTTTTGAAAAAATCGCCACTTACCTGAAGGAGCTGTCGCATCCGGACCAGGCTATTTTTTATACTTCAGGCCGGACCAGTAATGAGGCTGCATTTTTATACCAGCTCTTTGTTCGCTCATTTGGTACCAACAACCTGCCTGATTGCAGCAATATGTGCCATGAAAGCAGTGGTGTAGCCCTGGGTGAATCGCTTGGCATAGGAAAGGGATCTGTTACGCTGGATGATTTTAATCAAGCTGAGGTTATTCTCATTTTAGGGCAGAATCCCGGTACAAACCATCCCCGGATGCTGACGGCATTGCAAAAAGCGAAAAGGAATGGCGCTATTATCGTATCGATCAATCCTTTGCGGGAAGCTGGACTCATTGGCTTTGACAATCCGCAGCAGATAAGGGGTATGCTCCATATGGATCCGGCATTGTCAGATCTTTTTTTACAGGTAAAGATCAATGGCGATTTGCCACTGTTACAGGCCATAAACTATTTATTACTACAGGAAGAAGAAATGGCACCAGGAACTATTCTGGATATTGCCTTCATAGAAAAGAATACTATTGAATTCAGGCAGTATGTGCGACATATTAAGGCGCTTGATTTTTCGGTGCTGGCCAAACAGGCTGGAATCGGAGAGGAGGAAATACTTGCCTTGGTAAGGTTGATCAGGCATAAAAAAAGAATCATTGCCTGCTGGGCGATGGGACTTACGCAACATAAAAATGCAGTTGACACCATTAAGGAAATCGTAAACCTTTTATTACTGAAAGGCAGTATTGGTGTTCCTGGTGGAGGTACCTGTCCGGTACGCGGCCATAGCAATGTACAGGGCGACAGAACCATGGGTATTTATGAGAAGCCATCAAAAGATTTGCTGGAAGCCCTTAGGGAACAATTCCATTTTGACCCGCCGGCGAAACACGGTTATGATGTTGTGGACAGCATCAGGGCATTGCATAACGGTTCGGCCACTTTTTTTATGGCGATGGGAGGCAATTTCCTATCCGCCACACCTGATACAGCTTTTACATCCGAAGCTCTCCGGAAATGCGGTATGACAGTACATATAACGACCAAGCTTAACCGCAGTCACCTGGTGCATGGCAAGGAGTCAATCATTTTACCTTGCCTGGCAAGAAGTGACAAGGATATGCAGAATGGTGTTTCACAATTTGTTTCCTGTGAAAATTCCATGGGAGTGGTGCAGTCATCAATGGGAAACCTTGCACCAGTTTCTGACCAGTTACTGAGTGAGCCTGCCATTGTATGCAAGATGGCGAAGGCTTATTTTGGAACTACCGGGACGATAAACTGGGATGGTTTTTTGCAACATTACGATTATATCAGGGAAGCGATAGAAAAGACGATCCCTGGTTTTGACGGTTACAACCAAAAGGTTAGAAAGCCCGGTGGATTTTATTTGCCAAATGCGAACCGGGAAGGGCGTTTTGAAACATTCAGTTCAAAAGCACAGTTTAATATTGCAGATTACCAGCCGCAGATTTTATCAGATCATGAATTGTTAATGATGACCATCAGGAGCCATGACCAGTTCAATACCACGATATATGGCCTGGATGACAGGTATCGCGGAATAAAGGGGGAAAGAAGGGTGATTTTTATGAACGCAGAAGATATGGCTGCGCTTGGTTTAGAGCCAAAGTCGGTTGTGAATATTTATAATTTCGAAGGAGGAAAAGAGCGTGTGGCCAAAGGGTTTATTGCGATCCCGTATAATATACCCAGAAAATGCACTGCTACTTATTTCCCTGAAACAAATGTTTTAGTACCCCTCGGCATTGTGGCAGATAAAAGCAAAACCCCTGTTTCCAAGGGGGTTGTCATCGAGGTGCGGAAATAA
- a CDS encoding alpha/beta hydrolase, whose product MNSFIYITVLMPLLALPPALHAQSGEMAPASNHLATEIIIQKNIRYGQPVKSGIRSNYYLLDIYSPVSTSTIKRPLIIMMHGGGFKLGSKKSNSTPVFSKAFAQQGYICASLNYRLSKKRPLSSFKDLAEGCFDAIQDLQQAVTFLKLNAGKYGIDTNNIILAGNSVGGMMAIQAAYSSPAALTRIFDTKHAGNLSQKPFIEGITAIVNCWGGIYDSSWLNNARIPVVSVHGSKDRVVPINYSEPTVFGSSVMHRQLDQLGTPNQLKIYDGIGHELSRHFNPFWTGPAARKRCRDAALFITGFLGEQVSARQSLPVNTIK is encoded by the coding sequence ATGAATTCATTCATCTATATCACTGTTCTGATGCCTCTACTTGCATTACCTCCCGCTTTGCACGCCCAAAGCGGGGAAATGGCACCTGCTTCAAATCACCTTGCAACCGAAATTATCATTCAAAAAAACATCCGTTATGGCCAGCCTGTAAAATCCGGCATCAGGTCAAATTATTATCTCCTGGATATCTATTCACCTGTTTCCACATCTACTATCAAACGACCGCTGATTATCATGATGCATGGCGGTGGATTTAAACTGGGATCAAAAAAATCAAACAGCACACCAGTTTTCAGTAAAGCATTTGCACAACAAGGATATATTTGTGCTTCTTTGAACTATCGCCTCAGTAAAAAAAGGCCCCTCTCAAGTTTTAAAGACCTTGCGGAAGGTTGTTTCGATGCCATTCAAGACCTGCAGCAAGCCGTCACTTTCCTTAAATTGAATGCCGGAAAATATGGCATTGATACCAATAATATTATTCTTGCCGGTAATTCAGTAGGCGGAATGATGGCCATACAGGCAGCATACAGCAGTCCTGCAGCACTGACCAGGATATTTGATACAAAACATGCAGGAAATCTTTCCCAAAAACCTTTTATTGAGGGCATTACAGCAATTGTAAATTGCTGGGGTGGTATATATGATTCGAGCTGGTTGAACAACGCAAGGATCCCTGTAGTTAGTGTCCATGGCTCAAAAGATCGCGTAGTACCCATAAATTATTCAGAACCCACGGTATTCGGCAGCAGTGTAATGCACAGGCAACTAGACCAGTTGGGAACACCGAACCAACTCAAAATATATGATGGAATCGGGCATGAACTTTCCCGTCATTTCAATCCGTTTTGGACCGGACCAGCTGCCAGGAAAAGGTGCCGTGATGCTGCTCTTTTTATTACCGGGTTTTTAGGGGAACAAGTTTCAGCCCGGCAGTCCCTGCCGGTAAATACTATAAAATAA
- a CDS encoding ABC transporter ATP-binding protein: MARERGKISVNGAPADEPPKVKISKESLRQALVLFSYLKPYRAKFIWSLVFIALSAFTTSLFPLFLGKMIDAASPGASIPAMDNRSTGMPFGLQLKNIHWSLNTTLLLIFVQLSIQTVFSFMRVYLLTEVGEKSLAGMRKDVYSKLLTMPMSYFTEKRVGELSNRISSDLSQIQDAISFTLAEFLRGIFTLIIGLVFIFWISTKLALVMLAVVPVIAVLAVVFGKRIRKMSRKAQDQLAESGTIVQETFQGITVVKAFTSEFHEVGRYVKSIYAVVDTAIANARYRGAFVSFMIFSVFGAIAFVMWYGANMIQSGQLTIGSLTMFVIFSMFVGGTFAGFADMFSQLQKTLGATESIREILRAKGEPVELEPTAKDPAYALMGNVRFEHIAFSYPGRKDVPVLKDLSLVANNGQQVAIVGPSGAGKTTLASLLLQFYQPDAGTLYFDERPASTFPLTQLRSQMAFVPQEVLLFGGSIKENIAYGKPNATDAEIIAAATKANAHVFISRFPEQYETIVGERGIKLSGGQRQRIAIARAILKDPAILILDEATSSLDSESEQLVQEALDNLMQGRTSFVIAHRLSTIRNADKIVVVDKGTVHESGTHAELMAHNGLYRKLNEMQFEFGIITQSTEQA; encoded by the coding sequence ATGGCGAGGGAAAGAGGAAAAATTTCAGTTAACGGCGCACCAGCAGATGAACCGCCTAAAGTAAAAATAAGCAAAGAAAGTTTGCGGCAGGCATTGGTACTTTTCAGTTACCTGAAACCCTATAGGGCAAAATTCATCTGGAGCCTGGTATTTATAGCATTATCGGCGTTCACGACAAGTTTATTCCCATTATTCCTGGGAAAAATGATCGACGCCGCATCACCCGGCGCCAGTATCCCGGCAATGGATAATCGAAGCACAGGCATGCCTTTCGGATTACAATTGAAAAACATTCACTGGAGCCTTAATACAACACTGCTCTTGATTTTTGTACAGTTATCCATACAAACAGTATTCTCATTTATGCGTGTATACCTCCTGACCGAAGTAGGTGAAAAATCCCTGGCTGGTATGCGCAAGGATGTGTACAGCAAACTATTGACCATGCCAATGAGCTATTTCACCGAAAAACGTGTGGGTGAATTAAGCAACCGTATCTCTTCCGACCTTTCGCAAATCCAGGACGCCATTTCCTTTACCCTTGCCGAATTCCTACGGGGGATATTCACATTAATTATCGGGTTGGTATTCATTTTCTGGATAAGTACCAAACTTGCCCTGGTCATGCTGGCAGTGGTGCCGGTAATAGCGGTACTTGCTGTCGTATTTGGTAAACGTATCCGCAAAATGTCAAGAAAGGCCCAGGATCAACTGGCCGAAAGTGGCACAATTGTACAGGAAACCTTCCAGGGAATTACTGTTGTAAAGGCTTTTACAAGTGAGTTCCATGAAGTAGGCCGTTATGTTAAGAGTATTTATGCAGTTGTAGATACAGCCATTGCCAATGCAAGGTACCGCGGCGCTTTTGTATCGTTTATGATCTTCAGCGTTTTCGGGGCTATTGCTTTCGTGATGTGGTATGGGGCAAACATGATCCAAAGCGGACAACTTACCATAGGTTCCTTGACTATGTTTGTGATCTTTTCCATGTTTGTGGGGGGCACATTTGCCGGATTTGCAGATATGTTTTCCCAGCTCCAAAAAACCTTGGGGGCTACTGAAAGCATTCGGGAAATATTACGTGCAAAAGGTGAGCCTGTAGAACTGGAACCAACAGCAAAAGACCCTGCTTATGCATTAATGGGAAATGTTCGTTTTGAACATATCGCCTTTAGCTATCCTGGCAGAAAAGACGTCCCTGTTTTGAAAGACCTGTCCCTGGTTGCTAATAATGGCCAACAGGTAGCCATCGTTGGTCCAAGTGGTGCAGGCAAAACGACACTGGCCTCGCTCTTACTGCAATTTTACCAGCCCGACGCAGGAACCCTATATTTTGATGAAAGGCCAGCCTCCACTTTTCCCCTCACACAACTCAGGAGCCAAATGGCTTTTGTACCCCAGGAGGTCTTATTATTTGGCGGATCTATCAAAGAAAATATCGCGTATGGCAAACCCAATGCTACCGATGCTGAAATCATAGCAGCAGCAACCAAGGCCAATGCCCATGTTTTCATCAGCAGGTTTCCGGAACAATATGAAACCATTGTTGGTGAAAGAGGCATCAAGTTAAGTGGTGGACAACGCCAGCGGATCGCTATAGCCAGGGCTATTCTTAAAGACCCGGCCATCCTGATACTGGATGAAGCTACTTCATCACTGGATAGTGAAAGTGAACAATTGGTTCAGGAAGCCCTGGACAACCTCATGCAAGGCCGTACCTCATTCGTTATTGCGCATCGTTTGTCGACGATCAGGAATGCAGATAAAATTGTGGTAGTGGATAAAGGTACTGTTCATGAATCAGGTACCCATGCTGAACTGATGGCGCATAACGGATTGTACAGGAAACTGAATGAAATGCAATTTGAATTCGGAATCATTACCCAGTCCACTGAACAAGCATAG
- a CDS encoding phosphotransferase enzyme family protein, whose amino-acid sequence MVQSILPEFLLASEDMRSEPFGSGLINSTWRIYNNQAEYILQKINTSVFQHPHFIAENVRKIADYLNKKYPDYQIVVPIKTRTNQELAFVEGDGYYRLVPFVKGSHTLNVVNTPEEAYEAAKQFGKFTALLSGMDARELHNTIPDFHNLRLRYDQFQQSLKKGNQERIAAAAGAVRYIQEQVSIVEEFDAICNNPEFKIRVMHHDTKINNVLLDNNKKGICVIDLDTVMPGYFISDAGDMLRTYLSPASEEETDLSKNSIREDIFSAIVRGYMEEMKAVLTPAEKAAFVYAGKFMIYMQAIRFLADHFNNDVYYGARYKGHNYNRAMNQIDLLQKLIAKEKILLGILNKYI is encoded by the coding sequence ATGGTACAATCGATATTGCCGGAATTTTTGCTTGCGTCTGAAGATATGCGATCAGAGCCATTTGGTTCTGGCCTGATCAACTCCACCTGGCGTATATATAATAATCAAGCGGAATATATTCTTCAAAAAATAAATACCTCAGTTTTTCAACATCCCCATTTCATTGCCGAAAATGTCCGGAAAATTGCCGATTACCTCAATAAGAAATATCCCGACTACCAGATTGTCGTACCAATTAAAACAAGGACCAACCAGGAACTTGCTTTTGTAGAGGGTGATGGTTATTACCGCCTGGTTCCATTTGTTAAAGGATCGCATACCTTAAATGTTGTTAACACGCCGGAAGAAGCTTATGAAGCGGCAAAACAATTTGGAAAATTCACGGCATTACTATCGGGAATGGATGCGCGTGAACTGCATAATACCATTCCCGACTTCCATAACCTGCGACTCCGGTATGATCAATTCCAGCAATCGCTGAAAAAAGGCAACCAGGAAAGAATTGCAGCAGCTGCCGGTGCGGTTCGCTATATTCAGGAACAAGTATCGATAGTTGAAGAATTTGATGCCATTTGCAATAATCCGGAATTCAAGATCAGGGTAATGCACCATGACACCAAGATTAATAATGTATTGCTTGACAATAATAAAAAAGGCATCTGTGTAATAGACCTCGACACTGTAATGCCGGGCTATTTCATCAGTGATGCAGGTGATATGCTGCGCACCTATTTATCACCAGCAAGTGAGGAAGAAACTGACCTTTCTAAAAATTCGATCCGCGAGGATATTTTTAGCGCTATTGTACGTGGATATATGGAGGAAATGAAAGCAGTGCTGACACCTGCTGAAAAAGCTGCATTTGTATATGCCGGTAAATTTATGATCTATATGCAGGCTATCAGGTTTTTGGCTGACCACTTCAATAATGATGTATATTACGGGGCCAGGTATAAAGGCCATAATTATAACCGGGCGATGAACCAGATTGACCTCTTACAAAAACTGATTGCCAAGGAAAAAATCTTACTGGGCATCCTGAATAAATACATTTAA
- the fdhD gene encoding formate dehydrogenase accessory sulfurtransferase FdhD — protein sequence MENQAIKKWAAKKVKLAQMADHVEQLVVEEPLEIVLVYSTPDGRMQKNIAVTMRTPGFDPDLVVGFLFSEGIISNYQQLASVKASRTDNNQVTVTMVENEKPALTNTARNFISTASCGVCGKTGLENIRTAMMCKTSEKNMKIRADLMYSFPAKLSGQQDIFTTTGGLHAAALLDAAGNLLVLREDIGRHNAVDKIIGAAKKENYPLNELILLLSGRAGFELVQKAAMAGIPMIMAIGAPSSLAVEMAEECGITLVGFLKADRFNIYCGAAQIIV from the coding sequence ATGGAAAATCAAGCTATCAAAAAATGGGCAGCCAAAAAAGTCAAGCTGGCACAAATGGCAGACCATGTTGAACAGTTGGTGGTTGAAGAACCGCTGGAAATAGTATTAGTATACAGTACACCTGATGGCCGTATGCAAAAAAATATTGCGGTAACTATGCGTACGCCTGGTTTTGATCCTGACCTGGTTGTGGGATTTTTATTTTCTGAAGGTATCATCAGCAATTATCAGCAACTGGCCTCTGTGAAAGCCAGTCGCACAGATAATAACCAAGTCACCGTAACCATGGTGGAAAATGAAAAACCGGCACTAACAAATACTGCCAGGAATTTTATCAGCACTGCCAGTTGTGGGGTTTGCGGGAAAACAGGTTTGGAAAATATCAGGACGGCAATGATGTGTAAGACATCGGAAAAAAATATGAAGATAAGGGCAGATTTAATGTATTCTTTCCCTGCAAAACTTTCCGGCCAGCAGGATATCTTTACCACCACGGGTGGCCTGCATGCAGCAGCCTTACTGGATGCCGCAGGAAACCTGCTGGTATTGCGCGAAGATATTGGCCGGCACAATGCAGTAGACAAAATTATAGGGGCGGCAAAAAAGGAAAATTATCCATTGAATGAATTGATTTTATTACTCAGTGGAAGAGCCGGTTTTGAATTGGTGCAAAAGGCGGCAATGGCCGGAATTCCTATGATTATGGCCATTGGTGCACCATCCAGCCTAGCGGTTGAAATGGCTGAGGAATGCGGAATAACACTGGTAGGTTTTTTAAAAGCAGACCGGTTTAATATTTATTGCGGCGCGGCTCAGATCATCGTATGA
- a CDS encoding Gfo/Idh/MocA family protein: MSSNRRNFLRNITLGTGAIVGGLPAWAKDQEAAEADNYNRHLNKLPAQFNMSGYAAPKLDKVRIGFVGLGMRGPGAVERMSFIEGVEIKALCDKFPDRVTKAQEILVKAGLPKAKEYTGENGWKAMAESNDLDLIYITTPWSLHTTIAVYAMNHGKHAASEVPAALTLDECWQLVETSEKTRKHCMMLENCCYDFFELLTLNMARNGIFGELVHTEGAYIHNLIDLNFSKKGYADMWRLKENGKRNGNLYPTHGLGPIAQVLNINRGDQMDHLVSMSSNDFSMGVHAKELAAKDDFYKPYTAYNYRGNMNTTIIRTIKGKTMMLQHDVSSTRPYSRIHLVSGTKGVAQKWPDPAKIAIGEDWASADEMKALEEKYTLPIVKHIGNIAKSVGGHGGMDFIMDWRLIDCLRNGLPLDQDVYDAALWSAIAPLSEASVKSRSKSIDIPDFTRGNWKSNKPVNLTLDGGGTTTIRNQKA, translated from the coding sequence ATGAGTTCAAACCGAAGAAATTTTTTACGAAATATCACATTGGGAACAGGCGCAATTGTAGGTGGACTGCCAGCCTGGGCAAAAGATCAGGAAGCAGCCGAAGCGGATAATTATAACCGCCACCTTAATAAATTACCTGCACAGTTTAATATGAGTGGTTATGCGGCCCCGAAACTTGATAAGGTCAGGATCGGTTTTGTAGGACTTGGCATGAGGGGCCCTGGTGCAGTAGAAAGAATGAGCTTTATCGAAGGCGTAGAAATAAAAGCATTATGCGATAAGTTTCCTGATCGTGTTACCAAAGCCCAGGAAATCCTGGTAAAAGCCGGGCTTCCAAAGGCTAAGGAATACACGGGGGAAAACGGCTGGAAGGCCATGGCGGAAAGTAATGACCTCGACTTAATCTACATTACTACCCCATGGTCATTACATACAACCATTGCAGTGTATGCCATGAACCACGGAAAACATGCTGCTTCAGAAGTTCCTGCCGCACTGACCCTGGATGAATGCTGGCAGTTGGTGGAAACTTCAGAAAAAACCAGGAAGCATTGCATGATGCTTGAAAACTGTTGTTATGATTTCTTTGAATTACTGACCCTTAATATGGCGCGTAATGGAATCTTCGGAGAACTTGTTCATACTGAAGGCGCTTATATACATAACCTGATTGACTTGAACTTTTCCAAAAAAGGGTATGCCGATATGTGGCGTTTAAAGGAAAACGGTAAGCGTAACGGCAATCTCTACCCTACTCACGGTCTGGGTCCAATTGCCCAGGTCCTGAACATTAACAGGGGCGACCAGATGGACCACCTGGTTTCGATGTCATCCAACGATTTCAGTATGGGAGTCCATGCAAAAGAACTGGCTGCAAAAGATGACTTCTACAAGCCTTATACAGCTTATAACTACAGGGGCAACATGAATACCACCATCATCAGGACCATCAAAGGGAAAACGATGATGCTGCAGCATGATGTAAGCTCAACCCGCCCTTATTCCAGGATCCACCTGGTAAGCGGGACCAAAGGCGTTGCGCAGAAATGGCCTGACCCGGCTAAGATCGCTATTGGTGAAGATTGGGCATCTGCCGATGAAATGAAAGCACTGGAAGAAAAATATACCTTACCAATCGTTAAGCATATCGGAAATATTGCTAAAAGCGTAGGTGGACATGGTGGTATGGATTTCATCATGGACTGGCGCCTGATAGATTGCCTGAGAAACGGGTTGCCTTTAGACCAGGATGTTTATGATGCTGCTCTGTGGAGTGCTATTGCCCCATTGTCTGAAGCCTCTGTAAAAAGCAGGTCTAAATCCATAGATATCCCTGACTTTACAAGAGGTAACTGGAAATCCAATAAACCGGTAAACCTTACACTTGATGGTGGGGGTACAACAACGATCAGGAATCAGAAAGCTTAA